The segment CAACGCGCTGGTAGCTTCATCACACAGCAAGATCTCCGGGTCATTCGCTAAAGCCCGGGCGATCGCAACCCGCTGTTTTTGACCGCCGGATAATTGATTGGGATAGGCATCTTTTTTATCAGACAGTCCTACCAGCTCCAACAGCTCAGTGACTTTTTGATGACGTTCCTGTTTCGATTTTCCAGAATAGCGTAAGGGAAAATCAACGTTATCAAAAATCGTGCGGCTCTTCATAAGATTGAAATGCTGAAAGATCATACCGATCTTTTTCCGCTTGTCACGGAGCTGTTTGGCTGTAAGATTAGTAAAATCTGTGCCGTCGATCAGAACGTTGCCTTCTGTCGGCCGCTGCAAGAGATTGATCACTCGGACCAATGTGCTTTTTCCTGCTCCTGAGTATCCGACGATTCCATAGATATCGCCTCGTTCAATCGTGAGATCCACTTTTTTTACCGCTTGGATCTGTGACGGCTGAAAGGTGACAGTGATGTCTTTTAATTCAATCATTTTTTTCTCCTCCATTGTTTTTTTAGCGGCAACTTTTCGTTTTGAGATGCTTACGACTAACAAAAAAAGCATCCTCAAGCCAGCGACAGATTCACTGACTTGAGGACGCTTTTTTGCGTGTTACCACCTCATTTTAAGCTGTACTCGCATACAGCTCCTCTTCAAGTACGATCATACTCTAGCGCGATATCGGGCGCCCCCGTCACCGTCTTACAATATTCACTATTGCTCGGGATGATACACTCCATGACCATTTTCCAAAAATGCCCTTTTGCTTCTTCTCAGCTAACGAAGCTCTCTGTTGAAAAGTTTCTTTTTGTACTTATCATTTCGTTGTGCATAAATTATAAAAAAAGCCCTTTTACCGGACGAACCGATAAAAGGACGAATACTCGTGTTACCACCTTTTGTTTAGAAGATCTCTCTTCCCTCAGCCCAACATCTTTGCAGAGATTGGTGTTTCTTTTAACGGTGAAACGCTCCGAGCCTGCCTACCTATCGACATGCTGCCCTCCAAGGCCATTTTTCCACTTTTCTGACATGACGTTTTCCACCAGCCAACGTCTCTCTTTGATGCGTCCAAGCGTACTTTCCTTTTCTTCGGGACTATTTTCTTATTGCCGTTAATTTACAGGACTTTTCAGAAAATGTCAACTGCTTTATTTTATTTTTTTGAAAAATACCTGCTTTCCATGGAATTTTTTTATCCCTTTTTTGCTTCTGGTGTGATGATTTTAACGGCAAATGGCGCAAGTTCTACTGTACCCGTCAATGATTGATCCGTTAATAGATCTACTCCTTCGACTGGCAATGTCACCGCTATCGTCTCGTTAGTATGATTCAATAGAAAATGATAGGTTTGATCTTTTTTCACCCGCGTTTTCCATTCGACTCCTTCTGGTAATGAATAAGCGGGGATTGCCATATCATTCAGCACGATATCAAAAAATTCACGCATTCCTTCTCTTGAAAGCATTGTTCCAACATAATAAGCTTTTCCCTCGCCCCTTTGGTGAGTGGTGATGACCGGCGTATCTTGATAAAATTCTCCTTTGCCGTATGTTGCCAGAACATCAGCAGTATCAGGATGAATAATATCGCAAAGCATCCGGCAATCGCAAGTAGTTCCATTTTGGAAAACGACCTGATAACTTTTTTCAGGAGGCAACGCATCAAATTCTTCGACCCAGATTCCCAGTGTTTCCTTTAATGGACCAGGATACCCGCCTAGATGGACATTATCTGTCTCATCTACTAACCCGCTCATCATCGTTGTGACAAATTTTCCGCCTTTGGTAACGTAAGCGTCGATTTTTTGCACTTGTTCTTGATTGATCATATACAAGCAAGGTGCGATCACCAGATCATATTTCTCAAAGCTGCTGTTCAGAGAAATCATATCCACATCGATATTCCGCGCAAACAATTCCTGATAGTAATGATGGATTTGTTCCACGTATCGCAACTCGATAGTCGGACCGCTGGTGTATTCTAACGCCCAATAATTCGCCCAATCAAAAATGATTCCGACTTTGGCTGGTGTCATAGCGTCTAGTAACTTATCCCCCAACTTTTCTAATTCACGGCCGAGTTCCGCTGTTTCTCGGAAGACGCGAGTATGTTCGTGTCCTACGTGTTCGATCACCGCTCCATGAAATTTTTCGCAAGCCCCAACTGAACGTCTCAGTTGAAAGAACTGAACCGTATCGGCTCCATGAGCAACTGCTTGATAGCTCATATTTTTCATTTGTCCAGGGCGTTTCAATGAGTTATAGGGCTGCCAATTTTGCTGACTTGGTGTCTGTTCCATCAGCATAAAGGATTGGCCGTCTTTCAATCCCCGCATCAAATCATGGCACATCGCGGTCATACTGACAGGCGTATCATAACTTGGATAATTATCCCATGAAACGATATCCATCTCTTTTGCCCACTTGAAATAGTCCAACCCTTTATAGGTTCCCATCAAATTTGTTGTGATCGGTGTTTCGGGATCATAAAAACGAATCGCTCTTTTTTCATCCGTGAAATTTCGCAATAGCGAATCTGACATGAATCGGCGATAGTCGATAGAGATTCCTGCAAAGGCTGTTTTTTCTTGTCCGATGGCATCTCCTAACGCGTTCGGCACGACAACGTCTTCCCATGAAGAAAGCGTGTGTCCCCAAAAAGTCATATTCCACGCCCGATTCAATGCCTCGATAGTATGATACTTTTTCTTTAGCCATACTTGAAATTCTTTAGCACAATTTTCGCAGTAACATTCTCCCCCGTATTCATTGGAGATGTGCCAACAAACCACATTTTCTAGTCCGCCGTAGCGTTCTGCTAATTTTCCCGCTAATTTTTTACTGTATTTTCGAAACGTTGGACTGTTAGGACAGGCGTTGTGACGATGACCGAATTTATGGGGGCGACCTTCAAAATCCGTTCGATTAACGTCAGGGTAACGACGGCTCATCCAGGCAGGAAGTGCAGCAGTAGAAGTAGCTAGGACGATTTGATAGTTATGTTCGGTTAGCATGGTCACGATTTTATCTAATGTTGAAAAATCATAGGTCATTTCATCAGGCTGCAGCTGTGCCCATGAAAATACATTGATTGTTGCTGAATTGATCTTTGCTAAGTTGAGAATCCGCATATCCTCTACCCAAACTTCTTCCGGCCATTGTTCGGGATTGTAGTCGCCGCCGAACAACATATTTTTAAAAAAAGACATTCTTACTCCTCCTCGTAAGCGCTGTTCCATTTTTTGATGAAGCAGCGCATTTGTGATTTCGCTTTCATTTTATCATGGGAAAGTGTTAAAATAATCACAGGATTCTCTTCAATTCTATAAAAATATGAAACAAAAGCAGGTGTTTATATGCGCTATGTATTCAACCGAAAAGATCCCACACTTCCTCTCGTGATCGATAGTGTAGGGACACATTGGGAACAGGAGCCTATCAAAAGACCTCAAGGATATCCTTATATCCATTGGCTTCATACACAAGAAGGTGCCGGGAGTGTCACGATCAATGGAGAAACATTTATTTTAGAAAAAAATACAAGTATCTTAATCAATCGCGATATTCCCCACGAATATGTGCAGCTGTCGGAGCAGTGGATCACAGCCTACTTTACTTTTGGTGGAGCCCTTGCCGCAGAAATACTCGCGCTTTTAGGAATCGCTGATTATTTAGTACTCGACAAACCGTTGCCGGAACTGAATCAGTTTATTGAACATCTAGCAGCGGCAATCGATGCGGATGACCCCGCGGCTTCTTTGAAAACATCTGGAATGATCTATTCTTTTTTGATGCTGATCAAAGAAGTTACTGTCACTCACCCTCGTAAAAATCAACGCCGTTTATTAATCCAGCCCCTCATCCAGTACATGAATATAAATTATGCAAAACCGATTCGAAACGAAGAGCTGGCAAAACTGGTTGGTTACAGCCCTCAATATGTTTCCAAGATCTTTAAAGAATGTTATCAGCTCTCGCCTTATCAATATTTATTGGAGCTGCGACTGCGAAAAGCGAAAGAATTATTAGTCAATGAGCCTCTGCTTTCGATCCAAGAAGTGAGTGAACAAGTAGGCTTCAACGATGTCAGCTATTTCATTGCCGCATTTAAACATAGCGAACAGATGACACCGCGCAAGTTTCGGCAATTTTATTATGGTTAAACGTGGAGCACACATCATTTTACCGCATCAAGGAGATCATCTTGTACCGTATCAGTATCTAAGATCCAAACGTGGATTAACTTGATAGATGTATACCGCTCCTTATCAATCGATCGTAAACCCATAGCCGCGAATATGCTCCTTCAGCCGCTGCAAATAATCCTGAGCGATGGGGCTGAGTTCAACTTGACGCTGCTTTAACCAGCCGATAGTGATAGTATCCGCCACCTCTAAGGGAATCGCGACGATTTTATCATCGTTCAATTCGCTGCTGATGATCCCGGAGCTGATCGTATAGCCGTTCAGCCCTACCATCAGATTAAAAATCGTGGCGCGATCGCTGACCTTGATATTCATCTTGCGATCCAATGTGCTGAGAATCTCTTCAGCGAAATAAAAAGAATTCACATCTCCCTGTTCATAAGAAAGATAAGGATAGTCCGTCAAGTCTTCCAGTTTGACGGATCTTTTCTTGGTCAATGGATTTTCGCGGCTGACAAAGACGTGAGGCAATGCAGTGAATAATGGCGTAAATTCCAGATTTTTTTCTTTGAATAATTTTTGCATCACCTGCCGATTGAAATTGTTCAAATATAAGATCCCCAATTCGCTTTTGAAGCTGGTGACATCCTCCAAGATATTCTGTGTTTCTGTTTCTCTTAACGTAAATTGATATTCCGCGGCGTTGACATTGCGGATCAATTCCACAAAGGCGTGGACCACGAAGGCATAATGCTGGGCGGAGACTGAGAAAGCATGTTTCCGCGGTGTCTTTTGTTTGTATTTTTCTTCCATCAGGTTGACTTGATCCAGTATTTGTCGGGCATAAAGCATAAATTCCCGACCGTCATCCGTCAACGTCACTCCCATCTTATTCCGCAAAAGCAGTTGGATCCCCATCTCATTTTCCAGTTCCTTGATGGCATTGGACAGACTGGGCTGAGTCAAAAACAGTTCTTTCGCCGCTTCATTGATCGACCCATGAGCGACGATTTTTTCTAAATAAACTAATTGTTGAATACGCATTGGTGACCTCCATTGATTTTTTATAGTTTACTCCAAGTTATAGTTAAAAACTATAACCAATGATTGTTTTTTTCAGTTATCCAAAAAAAAGAAACCGTGATAGCTTATTGTCTAACAACAAAAGGAGGATTTTTTATGACAACAACGATCATTGGTTTCCCGCGGATCGGCGAATTCCGGGAATTGAAATTTCAAACTGAAAAATATTTTCGTGGAGAAATCACAGAAAACGAATTAGCCGCAGTCGGTGCAGACTTGCGCAAAAAACATTGGCAATTAGTCAAAGACAGCGGCATCGACCAGATTCCCAGCAATGATTTTTCCTTTTACGATACGACATTGGATACAGCCTTTTTATTGAATATCTTGCCGAAAGAGATCCAAACGATCGACCTGTCACCACTGGATAAATATTTTGCTTTGGCGCGAGGATATCAAGGAGAAAAAGGCGATATCAAAGCGCGGCCAATGAAAAAATGGTTCAATACCAACTATCACTACATCGTACCAAAGTTTGAAAAAGATGCTGATATCAAGGTTGTCGGAACAAAAATCTTTGACGAGTTCCAAGAAGCCAAAACACTAGGCATCCAAACACGTCCCGTTCTACTCGGTCCATTCACGCTACTGCAGATCAGTGAATTAGCTGAAGATACCGAACCGGCTGATTTTGCGGCTGAACTCGTAGCTGCTTATCAAGAAATTTTCGCGACATTGAATGAATTGGGGGCTGAATGGCTGCAGTTGGATGAACCAGCTTTGGTGAAGGATCTTTCTTCTCAAGATTGGGCATTGTTCCAACAGCTTTATCACCCATTGCTTCAACAAAAAAACGGACTGAAACTCTTGCTTCAAACTTATTTTGGCGATGTTCGTGACGTCTATACTGATTTGGTTCAACTGGATTTTGACGGAATCGGTCTGGATTTTGTGGAAGGTCCTAAGAATTATGAATTAGTAATCGGCGGTTTCCCTGCTGAGAAAACTCTGTTTGCCGGTATTGTCAACGGAAAAAACATTTGGCGCAATCATTATGAACAGACGTTGAAAGCTGTACAAAAACTTCCTGTGGAAAATCTCGTGCTTTCTACTTCTTGTTCCTTGCTCCATGTGCCTTTTACAACAGAAAATGAAACATTTGCGCCGGAGATTTTGAAACATTTCGCGTTCGCTAAAGAAAAATTGACGGAGCTGACTGAACTGAATGTTATCTTGAAAGAAGGACAGCAAACACCGTTGATCGAAAATCAACAACTTTTTGCTTCACCTCGGACAGAAGAAAACCAAGCATTAGCTGAAAAAATCGCGCATCTGGCTCCCCAAGATTTCACGAGAAAACCTGCATTCTCCGACCGGGAAAAATTACAACGGACGGTATTTGATCTGCCATTATTGCCAACAACGACGATCGGTTCCTTCCCACAAACACGAGAAGTCAAACAAACCCGCGCAAAATTCAAGCGTCAAGAGATCTCTGCCGAAGAATATGACCAATTTCTTGCCCAACAAATCAACGACTGGCTGCAATGGCAGGAAGAAATCGGGCTGGATGTATTGGTCCACGGCGAGTTTGAGCGAAACGACATGGTGGAATATTTCGGTCAAAATTTATCCGGCTATCTTTTCAGTCAAAACGGCTGGGTACAATCCTATGGGACTCGCGGTGTGAAACCGCCAATCATTTGGGGTGATGTTTCCCGCAAGAAACCGATCACGGTGAAATGGTCAACCTATGCAC is part of the Enterococcus mediterraneensis genome and harbors:
- a CDS encoding beta-galactosidase, with amino-acid sequence MSFFKNMLFGGDYNPEQWPEEVWVEDMRILNLAKINSATINVFSWAQLQPDEMTYDFSTLDKIVTMLTEHNYQIVLATSTAALPAWMSRRYPDVNRTDFEGRPHKFGHRHNACPNSPTFRKYSKKLAGKLAERYGGLENVVCWHISNEYGGECYCENCAKEFQVWLKKKYHTIEALNRAWNMTFWGHTLSSWEDVVVPNALGDAIGQEKTAFAGISIDYRRFMSDSLLRNFTDEKRAIRFYDPETPITTNLMGTYKGLDYFKWAKEMDIVSWDNYPSYDTPVSMTAMCHDLMRGLKDGQSFMLMEQTPSQQNWQPYNSLKRPGQMKNMSYQAVAHGADTVQFFQLRRSVGACEKFHGAVIEHVGHEHTRVFRETAELGRELEKLGDKLLDAMTPAKVGIIFDWANYWALEYTSGPTIELRYVEQIHHYYQELFARNIDVDMISLNSSFEKYDLVIAPCLYMINQEQVQKIDAYVTKGGKFVTTMMSGLVDETDNVHLGGYPGPLKETLGIWVEEFDALPPEKSYQVVFQNGTTCDCRMLCDIIHPDTADVLATYGKGEFYQDTPVITTHQRGEGKAYYVGTMLSREGMREFFDIVLNDMAIPAYSLPEGVEWKTRVKKDQTYHFLLNHTNETIAVTLPVEGVDLLTDQSLTGTVELAPFAVKIITPEAKKG
- a CDS encoding helix-turn-helix domain-containing protein, with the translated sequence MRYVFNRKDPTLPLVIDSVGTHWEQEPIKRPQGYPYIHWLHTQEGAGSVTINGETFILEKNTSILINRDIPHEYVQLSEQWITAYFTFGGALAAEILALLGIADYLVLDKPLPELNQFIEHLAAAIDADDPAASLKTSGMIYSFLMLIKEVTVTHPRKNQRRLLIQPLIQYMNINYAKPIRNEELAKLVGYSPQYVSKIFKECYQLSPYQYLLELRLRKAKELLVNEPLLSIQEVSEQVGFNDVSYFIAAFKHSEQMTPRKFRQFYYG
- a CDS encoding LysR family transcriptional regulator; its protein translation is MRIQQLVYLEKIVAHGSINEAAKELFLTQPSLSNAIKELENEMGIQLLLRNKMGVTLTDDGREFMLYARQILDQVNLMEEKYKQKTPRKHAFSVSAQHYAFVVHAFVELIRNVNAAEYQFTLRETETQNILEDVTSFKSELGILYLNNFNRQVMQKLFKEKNLEFTPLFTALPHVFVSRENPLTKKRSVKLEDLTDYPYLSYEQGDVNSFYFAEEILSTLDRKMNIKVSDRATIFNLMVGLNGYTISSGIISSELNDDKIVAIPLEVADTITIGWLKQRQVELSPIAQDYLQRLKEHIRGYGFTID
- the metE gene encoding 5-methyltetrahydropteroyltriglutamate--homocysteine S-methyltransferase gives rise to the protein MTTTIIGFPRIGEFRELKFQTEKYFRGEITENELAAVGADLRKKHWQLVKDSGIDQIPSNDFSFYDTTLDTAFLLNILPKEIQTIDLSPLDKYFALARGYQGEKGDIKARPMKKWFNTNYHYIVPKFEKDADIKVVGTKIFDEFQEAKTLGIQTRPVLLGPFTLLQISELAEDTEPADFAAELVAAYQEIFATLNELGAEWLQLDEPALVKDLSSQDWALFQQLYHPLLQQKNGLKLLLQTYFGDVRDVYTDLVQLDFDGIGLDFVEGPKNYELVIGGFPAEKTLFAGIVNGKNIWRNHYEQTLKAVQKLPVENLVLSTSCSLLHVPFTTENETFAPEILKHFAFAKEKLTELTELNVILKEGQQTPLIENQQLFASPRTEENQALAEKIAHLAPQDFTRKPAFSDREKLQRTVFDLPLLPTTTIGSFPQTREVKQTRAKFKRQEISAEEYDQFLAQQINDWLQWQEEIGLDVLVHGEFERNDMVEYFGQNLSGYLFSQNGWVQSYGTRGVKPPIIWGDVSRKKPITVKWSTYAQQQTDKVVKGMLTGPVTILNWSFPREDISLKESALQLALAIQEEVLDLEANGIRVIQIDEAALREKLPLRKSDWYSEYLDWAIPAFRLVHSRVQPTIQIHTHMCYSEFTDIISAIDQMDADVISFEASRSNLTILDELNAQRFQTEVGPGVYDIHSPRVPSTEEILQTIRAILAKVPKEKVWINPDCGLKTRGIPETRDSLQNLTAAAKIVREEI